Proteins from a genomic interval of Pseudomonas sp. RC10:
- a CDS encoding protease modulator HflK: MSEQDSTPIERPAVSSPWLQASRLAFMGLYVVTLLAALGWAVSNVRQIDPQNRAVVFRFGELDRVQNAGLLLAWPQPFEQVVLLPSADRVIERHVETLLRSPTAQAADKVTSFATPMSDALAGSGYLLTGDAGVVQLDVTAYYKVTDPREFVLQGEHVLPALDRLVNRSAVSLTAARDLDTILVARPELIGSDSQAAERRERLRGDLVQGINTRLEDLTATGIGLGVEVVRVDVQSSLPPAAVNAFNAVLTASQQADQAVANARTDAEKQNQTANQQADRTLQVAHAQASERLAKAQTDTAAVTGLAQSIQNKSDPGLLLRIYRERVPGILKQAGSVTTVNPHDDSRLIIQGADK, encoded by the coding sequence ATGAGTGAGCAGGACTCGACCCCGATCGAGCGCCCGGCGGTGAGCAGCCCTTGGCTGCAAGCAAGTCGGTTGGCGTTCATGGGCTTGTATGTCGTGACGTTGTTGGCGGCACTGGGTTGGGCGGTGTCCAACGTGCGCCAGATCGATCCGCAAAACCGCGCCGTGGTCTTCCGCTTTGGCGAGCTGGATCGCGTGCAGAACGCCGGTCTCTTGCTCGCCTGGCCGCAGCCTTTCGAGCAAGTGGTGCTGCTGCCGTCAGCGGATCGCGTGATCGAACGCCATGTGGAAACGCTGCTGCGCTCGCCCACGGCCCAGGCCGCTGACAAAGTCACCAGCTTCGCGACGCCAATGAGTGACGCGCTGGCCGGTTCGGGCTACCTGCTGACGGGCGATGCCGGTGTCGTACAGCTGGATGTGACGGCGTACTACAAGGTCACCGACCCCCGTGAGTTCGTGTTGCAGGGTGAGCACGTGTTGCCTGCGCTGGATCGTCTGGTCAATCGCAGCGCGGTCAGCCTGACGGCAGCGCGGGATCTGGACACGATTCTGGTGGCGCGCCCCGAACTGATAGGCTCCGACAGTCAGGCGGCCGAGCGCCGTGAGCGTCTGCGGGGTGATCTGGTGCAGGGCATCAATACCCGCCTCGAAGACCTGACCGCGACCGGCATTGGTCTGGGTGTGGAAGTGGTGCGGGTGGACGTGCAGTCCAGCCTGCCACCCGCTGCGGTCAACGCTTTCAACGCCGTGCTGACCGCCAGCCAGCAAGCCGACCAGGCCGTGGCCAACGCCCGCACAGATGCTGAAAAGCAAAACCAGACTGCCAATCAGCAGGCCGACCGCACCTTGCAGGTCGCCCATGCTCAGGCGTCCGAGCGACTGGCCAAGGCGCAGACCGACACCGCTGCGGTCACCGGTCTGGCGCAATCGATCCAGAACAAGAGCGACCCCGGTCTGCTGCTGCGGATCTACCGCGAGCGCGTGCCGGGCATTCTCAAGCAGGCCGGTTCCGTGACGACGGTCAATCCCCATGACGATTCACGCCTGATCATTCAGGGAGCCGACAAATGA
- a CDS encoding protease modulator HflC: MSLFHSHDHHDHSGHDHGGHGHHHGHHHGEASGPVGFPWRRAGLAAVLIAFAVAAASLVQVRSGEATVITRFGNPSRVLLDPGLSWRWPAPFEAAIPVDLRLRTTSSGLQDVGTRDGLRIIVQAYVAWQVQGDPDNVKRFMRAVQNEPDEAARQIRTFVGSALETTAASFDLSSLINTDANQVRIGDFENQLRQQIDKQLLTTYGVRVLQVGVERLTLPSVTLNATVDRMRAERETIATERTAIGKREAAQIRSAAERDARIVEADATVKAADIEAQSRVEAALIYGRAYASSPQLYNLLRSLDTLGTVVGPTTKLILRTDAAPFRVLVDGPPSLDGKSDGKAGTQP, encoded by the coding sequence TTGAGTCTGTTTCATTCCCACGACCATCACGACCATTCAGGTCACGACCACGGCGGTCACGGTCATCACCATGGCCACCACCACGGCGAAGCGTCGGGGCCGGTGGGTTTTCCGTGGCGTCGCGCCGGGCTGGCAGCGGTGTTGATCGCGTTTGCCGTGGCAGCCGCGAGCCTGGTGCAGGTGCGTTCTGGCGAAGCCACTGTCATCACCCGTTTCGGTAACCCGTCCCGCGTGCTGCTCGACCCGGGTTTGAGCTGGCGCTGGCCTGCGCCATTCGAGGCAGCGATTCCAGTGGACCTGAGGCTGCGCACCACCTCCAGCGGCTTGCAGGACGTGGGCACCCGCGATGGCCTGCGCATCATCGTGCAGGCCTACGTCGCCTGGCAGGTGCAGGGCGACCCCGACAACGTGAAGCGCTTCATGCGTGCGGTGCAGAACGAACCGGACGAAGCGGCGCGGCAGATCCGCACCTTCGTCGGTTCGGCGCTGGAAACCACGGCCGCGAGCTTCGACCTGTCGAGCCTGATCAACACCGACGCCAATCAAGTGCGGATCGGCGACTTCGAAAACCAACTGCGCCAGCAGATCGACAAGCAATTGCTGACGACCTATGGCGTACGCGTCCTGCAAGTGGGCGTCGAGCGTCTTACACTGCCGTCGGTGACCCTCAACGCGACGGTCGACCGCATGCGCGCCGAACGTGAAACCATCGCCACCGAACGCACGGCCATCGGCAAGCGTGAAGCCGCGCAGATCCGCTCGGCAGCCGAACGCGATGCGCGCATCGTCGAAGCGGACGCCACCGTCAAAGCTGCCGACATCGAAGCGCAATCCCGCGTCGAAGCCGCTCTCATCTACGGCCGCGCTTACGCCAGCTCGCCGCAGCTGTACAACCTGCTGCGCTCGCTGGACACCCTCGGCACCGTGGTCGGCCCGACCACCAAGCTGATCCTGCGCACAGACGCCGCGCCGTTCCGCGTATTGGTGGATGGCCCGCCGAGCCTTGATGGCAAGTCGGATGGCAAAGCTGGAACGCAGCCATGA